The following coding sequences are from one Nicotiana tabacum cultivar K326 chromosome 1, ASM71507v2, whole genome shotgun sequence window:
- the LOC142164703 gene encoding uncharacterized protein LOC142164703, translating to MKSQNSVQKNLEIHLSQLATLVSEKIQGPLPSNTEKNPKEHHKAIVLRSGMTLDEPYANKQEKNQSEQQVGKGENVETPSQPSEEKEAKKKEEENTKNFTFFPVTIPFPQKMKREKSDNQFAKFLEILKQIHINIPFTNALLQMPSYAKFLKEILSSKRKLEEVSVVMLTEKCSIILQNKLPQKLGDPGSFTIPYTLGGVYIEKALCDSGASINLMSFSIFKKLDLGEIKDTGISLQFADQSTKRPKGIIRNVLVRVDKFVFPVDFIVLEMKECPDEPIILGRPFLATGRAIIDVHQGQLILRVDEERVIFYMQKILRFSEDDTSSSCFSIDMINNLIDEFKDDKLISDSMERYLAKSGTTQDEDLTFRSDAKLLEKDYEEGDMQLEEVQPKIELNTLPSHLKYVYLEHELFPVIISSSLTTEQEERLIEVFKAHKGALGWTVEDIKGINPTICTHRILMEDIYKPIVQPQRRLNPAMQEVVKKEIVKLWAAGLPPPTTVRGIRSFLGHAGDCMKAFDTLKEKLSTAPIIVSPDWNQPFEVMCDASDIAVGVVLSRRKDKIFRPIYYAIRTMNEA from the exons ATGAAAAGCCAAAATTCAGTTCAAAAAAATCTTGAAATTCACTTAAGCCAATTGGCAACTCTTGTGTCTGAAAAGATTCAAGGTCCTTTACCAAGCAATAcagagaaaaatccaaaagaacACCATAAGGCCATTGTCTTACGGTCAGGTATGACTCTTGATGAACCCTATgcaaacaaacaagaaaagaatcaatcaGAACAACAGGTAGGCAAGGGTGAGAATGTTGAGACACCCTCTCAACCATCAGAAGAGAAAGAAgccaagaaaaaagaagaagaaaatactaaaaattttacttttttcccTGTTACAATTCCCTTCCCACAAAAGATGAAAAGAGAAAAGTCGGATAATCAATTTGCAaagtttttggagattttaaaacaaattcacATTAACATTCCTTTTACTAATGCTTTATTGCAAATGCCTTCATACgccaaatttttgaaagaaattttatCAAGCAAAAGGAAATTGGAAGAAGTTTCTGTGGTAATGCTTACTGaaaaatgcagtattatacttcaaaataagctaccaCAAAAACTCGGTGACCCAGGTAGTTTTACCATTCCATATACTCTGGGAGGAGTATACATTGAAAAAGCACTTTGTGATTCTGGAGCTTCAAtaaatttgatgtcattttctatttttaaaaaattagatcTTGGTGAAATCAAAGACACAGGTATTTCACTTCAATTTGCTGATCAAAGTACTAAGAGACCAAAGGGAATAATTAGAAATGTGCTTGTAAGAGTAGATAAATTTGTTTTTCCTGTAGATTTCATAGTACTTGAAATGAAGGAGTGTCCTGATGAACCAATTATTTTGGGTAGACCATTTCTTGCAACAGGCAGGGCAATCATAGATGTCCATCAAGGACAACTAATTTTaagagttgatgaagaaagagttattttttatatgcaaaagaTACTAAGATTCTCAGAAGATGATACGTCATCTTCATGCTTTTCAATTGACATGATTAATAATCTTATAGATGAATTCAAAGATGATAAATTAATTTCTGACTCAATGGAAAGATATTTGGCAAAATCTGGCACCACACAGGATGAAGATCTGACTTTCAGAAGTGATGCAAAATTATTGGAAAAAGATTATGAGGAAGGGGACATGCAATTAGAAGAAGTTCAACCAAAAATTGAACTCAATACTCTCCCTTCTCATTTGAAATATGTCTATCTTGAGCATGAGTTATTTCCAGtaattatttcatcttctctAACTACAGAACAGGAAGAAAGATTGATTGAAGTATTTAAAGCACACAAAGGAGCCTTGGGATGGACTGTAGAAGATATCAAGGGGATTAATCCAACAATTTGTACGCACAGAATCCTCATGGAGGATATCTACAAACCGATAGTCCAACCCCAAAGGAGATTAAACCCAGCAATGCAGGAAGTGGTAAAAAAGGAGATTGTAAAGCTTTGGGCGGCAG GATTACCTCCTCCCACAACTGTTAGAGGCATTagaagctttctaggtcatgcag GTGATTGTATGAAAGCCTTTGACACCCTTAAAGAAAAATTATCAACTGCCCCTATAATTGTGTCCCCTGATTGGAACCAACCTTTTGaggtcatgtgtgatgctagtgatataGCAGTTGGAGTTGTTTTAAGCCGGAGAAAAGATAAGATTTTTCGTCCAATTTACTATGCCATCAGGACAATGAATGAGGCTTAA
- the LOC107760512 gene encoding uncharacterized protein LOC107760512, protein MRRLFGRGSAGDSPQQPSPSPSPPLSSLHSSVNIAAGPARPIRFVYCDEKGKFQLDPEALSILQLVKEPVGIVSVCGRARQGKSFILNQLLGRSSGFQVAPTHRPCTKGIWLWSAPLRRTALDGTEYNLLLLDTEGIDAYDQTGTYSTQIFSLAVLLSSMFVYNQMGGIDEAALDRLSLVTEMTRHIRVRASGGRASASELGQFSPIFVWLLRDFYLDLVEDNRKITPRDYLELALRPVQGGGRDVSAKNEIRESIRALFPDRECFTLVRPLSNENELQRLDQIPLENMRPEFKAGLDALTRFVFERTRPKQVGGTIMTGPLFARITQSFLDALNNGAVPTITSSWQSVEEAECQRAYDLAADRYMASFDRSKPPEEGALREAHEDAAQKSMTEFNSTAVGAGSIRMKYEKRLQNFIKKAFEELKKDAFREAYLQCSNAIQDMEKELRMACHAPDANIDGVLKVLDRSVSKYEATCQGPEKWRKLSVFLQQSLEGPLFDLIKKKIDQIGSEKTTLALKCRSIEDKMNLLNKQLEASEKYKSEYLKRYEDAINDKKQLADDYTSRITNLQSKYSSLEERYSSLSKTFSSAKHESAEWKRKYEQLLLKQKADEDQSSAEVSVLKSRTAAAEARLAAAKEQAESAQEEAEEWKRKYDIAVKEVKNALEKAASVQERANKETQLREDALRDEFSSALADKEEEIKDKASKLEQAEQRLATLNLELRAAESKVRNYDLEVSALKIEVKELGERLENINATAQSFEREARILEQEKVHLEQKYRSEFNRFEDIQDRYKSAEREAKRATELADKARAEAATALKEKNEIQRLAMERLAQIEKSDRIIENLQRQRDDLADEVRRCRAAEDDARSKVTMLEARVEEREKEIEMLLKSNNEQRASTVQVLESLLETERAARAEATNRAEALSVQLQATQGKLDRLQQQLTAVRLNETALDSKLRTASHGKRTRIDECEAGFESVHDMDTDDRVTRGNKKSRSTTSPLKFTSPDDGGSVFRGDDDTHSQQTNGEDYTKFTVQKLRQELTKHDFGDELLQLKNPNKKDILALYEKCVLQKS, encoded by the exons CTTCTTGGCAGGAGTAGTGGCTTTCAAGTGGCGCCAACTCATCGTCCATGTACAAAAGGTATTTGGTTGTGGAGTGCACCTTTAAGGAGAACAGCTCTTGATGGAACGGAATACAACCTGTTACTATTGGACACAGAAGGAATTGATGCTTATGATCAAACG GGAACATATAGCACACAGATATTCTCCTTGGCGGTCCTTCTTTCAAGTATGTTTGTATATAACCAG ATGGGTGGTATCGATGAAGCTGCACTTGACCGCCTTTCTCTTGTCACTGAAATGACTAGACATATTCGTGTTAGAGCCTCCGGAGGAAGGGCCAGTGCATCTGAGCTTGGACAGTTCTCCCCAATCTTCGTTTGGTTGCTTAGG GATTTTTATTTGGACTTGGTTGAGGACAACCGCAAAATAACTCCGCGGGACTACCTTGAACTAGCTTTGAGGCCAGTTCAAGGTGGTGGGAGGGATGTTTCTGCTAAAAATGAG ATTAGGGAATCCATTCGTGCTCTTTTCCCTGACAGAGAATGCTTCACCCTTGTGCGGCCTTTGAGCAATGAAAATGAGCTTCAGCGGCTAGATCAAATACCA TTGGAAAACATGAGGCCAGAGTTTAAAGCAGGTCTTGATGCTTTGACAAGATTTGTTTTTGAGAGGACAAGACCCAAGCAAGTTGGAGGGACTATTATGACAGGACCGCTCTTTGCTCGTATAACTCAGTCCTTCCTGGATGCTCTTAACAATGGTGCAGTGCCTACCATCACCTCTTCATGGCAG AGTGTTGAGGAAGCTGAGTGTCAAAGGGCGTACGATTTGGCTGCTGATAGATACATGGCTTCTTTTGATCGTTCTAAGCCTCCGGAGGAA GGTGCACTAAGAGAAGCACATGAAGATGCAGCTCAAAAGTCCATGACAGAATTTAATTCTACTGCTGTGGGGGCTGGATCCATCAGGATGAAATATGAGAAGCGTCTCCAAAATTTCATAAAAAAGGCATTTGAG GAGCTTAAAAAGGATGCCTTTAGGGAGGCTTATCTACAATGTTCAAATGCGATTCAGGACATGGAAAAGGAACTGAGGATGGCTTGTCATGCTCCTGATGCAAACATAGATGGTGTGCTTAAG GTTCTTGATCGTTCAGTGTCCAAGTATGAAGCAACTTGCCAAGGTCCTGAAAAGTGGAGAAAATTGAGTGTCTTCTTACAACAAAG CTTGGAAGGTCCACTATTTGATCTCATCAAGAAGAAAATTGACCAGATTGGATCAGAGAAAACTACTCTTGCATTGAAGTGCCGCTCCATCGAGGATAAGATGAATTTACTTAACAAACAACTGGAAGCTAGTGAGAAGTATAAATCTGAGTATTTGAAGCGTTATGAAGATGCCATCAATGACAAGAAGCAGCTTGCAGATGATTACACGAGTCGTATTACAAATTTGCAGAGTAAATATAGTTCATTGGAAGAGAGATATTCCAGCTTATCAAAAACATTCAGTTCTGCTAAACATGAGTCTGCAgaatggaaaagaaaatatgaacaacttctgttaaagcagaaggctGATGAGGACCAATCAAGTGCAGAAGTATCTGTTCTGAAGTCCAGAACTGCTGCTGCTGAAGCAAGGCTGGCTGCTGCCAAAGAACAAGCTGAGTCAGCTCAGGAGGAGGCGGAGGAGTGGAAACGTAAATATGACATTGCCGTCAAGGAAGTTAAGAATGCTCTCGAGAAGGCAGCATCTGTTCAAGAGCGCGCGAACAAGGAAACCCAATTAAGAGAAGATGCTTTAAGAGATGAGTTTTCAAGCGCTCTGGCTGATAAG gaagaagaaataaaagacaaGGCATCTAAGCTTGAGCAGGCTGAGCAGCGTTTAGCGACACTGAATTTGGAGTTGAGG GCCGCTGAATCAAAGGTAAGGAACTATGATCTAGAAGTGTCGGCTTTGAAGATTGAAGTCAAGGAATTGGGTGAAAGGTTAGAGAATATCAATGCTACTGCACAATCATTTGAAAGAGAAGCTAGAATTTTGGAACAGGAGAAGGTTCATCTGGAGCAGAAGTACCGGTCAGAGTTCAATAGATTTGAGGATATTCAGGATAGATATAAATCAGCTGAAAGAGAGGCTAAAAGGGCAACTGAGCTGGCTGATAAAGCAAGGGCCGAAGCAGCTACGGCCTTAAAAGAAAAGAACGAAATTCAGAGATTAGCTATGGAAAGATTAGCTCAGATTGAGAAGTCTGATAGAATTATTGAAAACTTACAGAGGCAAAGAGATGACTTGGCTGATGAAGTACGGAGGTGTCGTGCTGCTGAGGACGATGCAAGGTCGAAAGTTACAATGCTGGAGGCCCGAgtagaagaaagggaaaaagaaattgAGATGCTACTGAAATCAAATAATGAACAGAGGGCCAGTACTGTGCAAGTCCTTGAGAGTCTGTTGGAGACCGAGCGTGCGGCACGTGCTGAAGCAACCAACAGGGCGGAAGCACTATCTGTTCAGTTGCAAGCTACCCAAGGAAAGCTAGATCGTCTTCAGCAACAATTAACTGCAGTTCGGCTGAATGAGACTGCACTGGATAGCAAACTTAGAACTGCTTCACATGGCAAACGTACCAGGATAGATGAATGTGAAGCTGGATTTGAATCTGTCCATGACATGGACACAGATGATAGAGTAACACGGGGAAATAAGAAGTCCAGGAGTACAACCAGTCCTCTAAAATTTACTTCCCCAGATGATGGAGGCTCCGTTTTTAGAGGAGATGATGATACTCATAGTCAACAAACAAATGGTGAGGATTATACGAAATTTACAGTGCAGAAACTAAGGCAGGAGCTCACAAAGCATGATTTTGGGGATGAACTGCTCCAACTGAAGAATCCTAACAAGAAGGATATCCTAGCTTTATATGAGAAATGTGTCCTCCAGAAATCATAG